A genomic region of Kribbella sp. NBC_00382 contains the following coding sequences:
- a CDS encoding RNA polymerase sigma factor, with amino-acid sequence MDQQRELELAELVEGVRSADPAAWEALTDRYTNLLWFIARGMRLSSDDAADAVQTTWLHLVERIDSVRQPAAIGSWLATTMRHECLAVLRRRAKVVVSETWDDLPDDADPLDDGLLQDEQDSALWRSFRSLNPRCQALLRVLMADPAPSYAEVAAALDMPVGSIGPTRQRCLGALRGIMSAGAYPFDPKATEPGDGPS; translated from the coding sequence ATGGACCAGCAACGGGAGCTCGAACTCGCCGAGCTCGTCGAGGGGGTGCGATCAGCCGATCCGGCGGCCTGGGAGGCGCTGACGGACCGGTACACGAATCTGCTCTGGTTCATCGCCCGCGGGATGCGGCTGAGCTCCGACGATGCGGCCGACGCGGTCCAGACGACCTGGCTGCACCTGGTGGAGCGGATCGACAGCGTCCGGCAGCCGGCCGCCATCGGCAGCTGGCTGGCCACGACGATGCGGCACGAATGCCTCGCGGTCCTGCGGCGGCGGGCCAAGGTAGTGGTGTCGGAGACCTGGGACGATCTGCCGGACGACGCCGACCCGCTGGACGACGGGCTGCTGCAGGACGAGCAGGATTCCGCGCTGTGGCGGTCGTTCCGATCGTTGAACCCGCGCTGCCAGGCGTTGTTGCGAGTGCTGATGGCGGACCCCGCGCCGAGCTACGCCGAGGTCGCGGCGGCGCTGGACATGCCGGTCGGCAGCATCGGACCGACCCGGCAGCGTTGCCTGGGCGCGCTGCGCGGCATCATGTCCGCCGGCGCGTACCCGTTCGATCCGAAGGCGACCGAACCCGGCGACGGACCGAGCTGA
- a CDS encoding S8 family serine peptidase yields MRSRTRTRSTRRTTIAGLSAGLLVAAALPAVSASAADPSPTDPTGTGRTWSATPLTLSDRVNGAKSPSGQLAKSDPALVNSTSAKQVRVVVKLDYDSLASYRGGLKDLPGTSPSVTGKRLDPKSSNATKYLKHVTAVEDTFLAALRDKVPSARAGQKLRTVYGGIALSVQANKAKDLLKLPGVTAVQQDNPQQLLTDSSGAFIGAPTIYNQLGGSANSGKGIIVGILDSGAWPEHPSFADPGNLPAPAATTDGAARECDFGDNPLTPANDPFVCNRKLIGGRPFLDTYNAVIGGDTYPDSARDSNGHGTHTATTSAGGAVAHANPLGIDRGALLGIAPAAAVSVYKVCGAEGCFPSDSAAAVARAILDGVRVINFSISGGSDPYSDPVELAFLDAYAAGVFVAASAGNSGPGANTTDHRSPWVTTVAASTQSRTFRSTVTLTGGGATATVSGASITAGISTPAQVVLASAPPYNDATCNHPAPPGIFVGKIVACQFTAGRVLKGFNILQGGAAGMLMYNSDPFDVFTDNHWLPAVQLEKPDGDALLAFLAAHPGTTAKFTQGTKTTWQGDVMTYFSSRGPGGDFLKPDVTAPGLHILAGLTPTPESPAEGPPGNLYQAIAGTSMSSPHVAGAAALVFALHPTWTPGQVKSALETTGKTTVKKPDRVTQADPFDYGGGRIDLTKAGDPGLTMDETAANYAASATDPLNRIDLNLPSVNAPTMPGLITAERTVKNVTNQTLNFTATGTTVSGANITVLPPVFQVKAGKTQKLTIAITAPDLPEGQYFGQVNLKQVGGSRALHLPVAFFRQEGIVPIDQTCTPSSIPRNTGASTCTVTVQNNSLKTTDVTAVSTLSSQLRLNSVTGATKVGTQIATKTATLAGRQPDKPVIAPGELFGYLPLDSFGATPISIGDEEALNFNVPAYQFAGQTYTRIGVTSDGYSVAGGTAPGEIVQFIPQTLPDPTPPNNVLAPYWTDLDGTAAPGVYATTLTDGVATWIAIEWRVNLFGTNDQKVFQQWIGVNGAEDITFAYPSPLGDPGPAYGLTVGAENLEGTAGSQIVGPPVSDYRITSTPGAPGGSLTYSMNIKGVQKGTGTVTTGTSTPLVKGVTIEVDKIIVN; encoded by the coding sequence ATGAGGTCCAGAACCCGGACCCGCAGTACCCGCCGTACCACCATCGCCGGCCTGTCCGCCGGCCTGCTGGTCGCCGCCGCTCTGCCCGCAGTGAGCGCGTCGGCGGCCGATCCGTCCCCCACTGACCCGACCGGAACCGGCCGGACCTGGAGCGCCACACCACTGACGCTCAGCGACAGGGTCAACGGCGCCAAGTCACCCAGCGGGCAGCTCGCCAAGAGCGACCCGGCACTCGTCAACAGCACCTCGGCCAAACAGGTCCGGGTCGTCGTCAAGCTCGACTACGACTCGCTGGCCTCGTACCGGGGTGGTCTCAAGGACCTGCCCGGTACCAGCCCCTCGGTCACCGGCAAGCGCCTCGACCCGAAGAGCTCGAACGCGACCAAGTACCTCAAGCACGTGACGGCCGTGGAGGACACCTTCCTCGCCGCCCTGCGTGACAAGGTCCCGAGCGCGCGAGCCGGACAGAAGCTCCGCACCGTGTACGGCGGTATAGCGCTGAGCGTGCAGGCCAACAAGGCCAAGGACCTGCTGAAGCTGCCCGGTGTGACCGCGGTGCAGCAGGACAACCCGCAGCAGCTGCTCACCGACTCCAGTGGCGCCTTCATCGGCGCCCCGACGATCTACAACCAGCTGGGTGGCTCGGCCAACTCCGGCAAGGGCATCATCGTCGGCATCCTGGACAGCGGCGCCTGGCCCGAGCACCCCTCGTTCGCCGACCCCGGCAACCTGCCTGCGCCGGCGGCAACCACCGACGGCGCCGCGCGTGAGTGCGACTTCGGCGACAACCCGCTGACACCGGCGAACGACCCGTTCGTCTGCAACCGCAAGCTGATCGGCGGCCGGCCGTTCCTCGACACCTACAACGCGGTGATCGGCGGCGACACCTACCCCGACTCCGCGCGTGACTCCAACGGTCACGGCACGCACACCGCCACAACCTCCGCTGGTGGGGCTGTCGCGCACGCCAACCCGCTGGGCATCGACCGCGGCGCACTTCTCGGTATCGCTCCAGCCGCGGCCGTCTCGGTCTACAAGGTCTGCGGCGCCGAGGGCTGTTTCCCGAGCGACTCGGCAGCAGCCGTCGCGCGGGCAATCCTCGATGGCGTTCGGGTGATCAACTTCTCGATCTCCGGTGGCAGCGACCCGTACAGCGACCCGGTCGAACTCGCCTTCCTGGACGCGTACGCGGCCGGCGTGTTCGTCGCCGCCTCGGCCGGCAACTCCGGTCCGGGTGCGAACACGACCGACCACCGCAGCCCGTGGGTCACCACGGTCGCCGCGTCGACCCAGAGCCGCACCTTCCGCTCGACAGTGACGCTGACGGGTGGCGGCGCGACCGCCACGGTCTCCGGCGCATCGATCACCGCGGGCATCAGTACTCCGGCGCAGGTCGTCCTCGCGTCCGCACCGCCGTACAACGACGCGACCTGTAACCACCCGGCACCGCCAGGCATCTTCGTCGGCAAGATCGTCGCCTGCCAATTCACGGCCGGCCGCGTGCTGAAGGGCTTCAACATCCTGCAGGGCGGCGCGGCCGGCATGCTGATGTACAACTCCGACCCGTTCGACGTGTTCACCGACAACCACTGGCTGCCGGCCGTCCAGCTGGAGAAGCCCGACGGCGATGCCCTGCTGGCCTTCCTCGCAGCACACCCCGGTACCACCGCCAAGTTCACGCAAGGCACCAAGACCACCTGGCAGGGCGACGTGATGACGTACTTCTCGTCCCGCGGCCCCGGTGGCGACTTCCTCAAGCCCGACGTCACCGCACCCGGTCTGCACATCCTGGCCGGACTGACGCCGACGCCCGAATCCCCGGCCGAAGGACCACCCGGAAACCTGTACCAAGCGATCGCCGGTACTTCGATGTCCTCACCACACGTAGCCGGCGCGGCCGCACTGGTCTTCGCCCTGCACCCGACGTGGACACCAGGCCAGGTCAAATCCGCCCTCGAGACAACCGGCAAGACGACGGTCAAGAAACCCGACCGCGTCACCCAGGCCGACCCGTTCGACTACGGCGGCGGCCGCATCGACCTCACCAAGGCCGGCGACCCCGGTCTGACCATGGACGAGACGGCGGCGAACTATGCGGCCTCGGCCACCGACCCGCTGAACCGGATCGACCTCAACCTGCCGTCGGTGAACGCGCCGACCATGCCAGGCCTGATCACGGCCGAGCGGACGGTCAAGAACGTCACCAACCAGACGCTCAACTTCACCGCCACCGGTACGACGGTCAGCGGCGCGAACATCACCGTGCTGCCACCGGTCTTCCAGGTGAAGGCGGGCAAGACGCAGAAGCTGACGATCGCGATCACCGCACCCGACCTGCCCGAGGGCCAGTACTTCGGCCAGGTCAACCTCAAGCAGGTCGGCGGCAGCCGTGCCCTGCACCTGCCCGTCGCGTTCTTCCGCCAAGAAGGCATCGTGCCGATCGACCAGACCTGCACGCCGTCGAGCATTCCGCGGAACACCGGGGCGTCGACCTGCACGGTGACCGTACAGAACAACAGCCTGAAGACCACCGATGTGACGGCGGTCAGCACGCTGAGTTCGCAGCTACGGCTGAACAGCGTCACCGGCGCGACCAAGGTCGGCACCCAGATCGCGACCAAGACCGCGACCCTGGCCGGACGTCAGCCGGACAAACCGGTGATCGCGCCGGGCGAGTTGTTCGGCTACCTGCCGCTCGACTCGTTCGGCGCCACGCCGATCTCGATCGGGGACGAGGAGGCGCTGAACTTCAACGTTCCGGCGTACCAGTTCGCCGGTCAGACCTACACCCGGATCGGTGTGACTTCGGACGGTTACTCGGTCGCCGGTGGAACGGCGCCGGGCGAAATCGTCCAGTTCATTCCGCAGACCCTGCCCGATCCCACCCCGCCGAACAACGTGCTCGCGCCGTACTGGACCGACCTGGACGGCACGGCCGCGCCGGGCGTCTATGCGACCACGCTGACCGATGGGGTGGCTACCTGGATCGCGATCGAATGGCGGGTCAACCTGTTCGGCACGAACGACCAGAAGGTGTTCCAGCAGTGGATCGGTGTCAACGGCGCCGAGGACATCACCTTCGCCTACCCGTCACCACTGGGTGACCCCGGGCCTGCCTACGGCCTGACGGTCGGGGCGGAGAACCTCGAGGGAACCGCCGGCAGCCAGATCGTCGGTCCCCCGGTGAGCGACTACCGCATCACCAGTACGCCGGGAGCCCCCGGTGGCTCGTTGACCTACTCGATGAACATCAAGGGTGTGCAGAAGGGAACCGGAACAGTCACCACCGGAACCTCCACGCCACTCGTCAAGGGCGTCACGATCGAGGTCGACAAGATCATCGTCAACTGA
- a CDS encoding S8 family serine peptidase, whose amino-acid sequence MSLSERGFPESFEHPAAGASTLVAELLAIRWRDGAERGGKEELLAETGVEQASIGDTDRRPVLAVNQTDGLWWVRRGDGSAGDEELVDQLGSSPLVEWVAPAYRAAGAERAANEAAASGAVFTVNPTRLYVRQQILDAARSTGTPDLAPDPGRQSRLPEYSVMRVTNGTALSVAARLAGSPEARGVAGAAVVRFETVPFVSPTCSVSAARGNCRPPAGEFVPNDPQFGSQWGLQRMEVPRAWQIVRGSPDVVVAVIDEGVELGHPDLSLYPQSWNASSDTPDGSPTGDHGTACAGIIAARLDNSQGVAGVAGGCRVMAIATSTWADVDVAEGLYFAADNGAKVVSMSFGVYESWGAWDFDLIRDALQYAHDQGLLLVAASGNEDGAVARFPGSDSRTLCVGGSNRSDERKRTGDASAEDWWGASYGPDVDVVAPCLEIPTTDRLGGDGYDAGDYFGFFNGTSSATPAVAGLGALAFSLRPQLDNVAVRQMIESTCDKISPALYAYANVAGKPSGTWNDEVGYGRVNAERLMLTACATGDSSEDCTGCGGNCEEETPSECRSPRPVPWLPFDRCQYFYEARVFDVGRIEQGRVELRVTYEHCLRLLGQQQGPLLYTTTLLPGEKVVLYEYDRYRRVRSEEQRLSVHSSFRQTMSALSQTRRFASAAAYAETLTDIRTSMDTSVSAGGGLAGFFGAPTVQGEFSLATETSLASGSSVTTVSDQFTQNAITAAQSTESERSVVVSTFEEAEHQQSTRRVLRNRNHCHAVTYLVRRALEVYEAHSRVMSVEWRVGDGIWRALNDLTREVEGVLKDLGDKLPRPGEEARDQRSITLPTDGTLYEPMLAYCSSCEPEDQARQLDRA is encoded by the coding sequence ATGTCGTTGAGTGAAAGAGGATTCCCGGAGAGCTTCGAGCATCCGGCCGCAGGCGCGAGCACTCTGGTCGCCGAACTGTTGGCGATCCGGTGGCGTGACGGGGCGGAGCGCGGGGGCAAGGAAGAGTTGCTCGCGGAGACCGGGGTCGAGCAGGCGTCGATCGGTGATACCGACCGCCGGCCCGTTCTCGCGGTCAATCAGACCGACGGGCTTTGGTGGGTACGACGCGGGGACGGATCCGCCGGCGACGAGGAGCTGGTCGACCAGCTCGGGTCCAGCCCGCTGGTCGAGTGGGTGGCACCGGCGTACCGGGCCGCGGGCGCCGAGCGGGCGGCGAACGAGGCAGCGGCCTCCGGTGCTGTCTTCACCGTCAACCCGACCAGGCTTTACGTCCGGCAGCAGATCCTCGACGCGGCCAGGAGTACGGGAACACCAGACCTGGCACCGGATCCGGGGCGCCAGAGCCGGCTGCCGGAGTACTCCGTGATGCGGGTGACGAACGGTACGGCGCTGTCTGTGGCGGCCAGGCTTGCGGGCTCGCCTGAAGCCAGAGGCGTCGCCGGTGCGGCCGTCGTCCGGTTCGAGACCGTGCCCTTCGTCTCGCCGACCTGTTCGGTATCGGCGGCCCGGGGCAACTGCCGGCCGCCCGCGGGCGAGTTCGTCCCGAATGATCCGCAGTTCGGCAGCCAATGGGGATTGCAACGGATGGAGGTGCCTCGGGCATGGCAGATCGTGCGTGGTTCGCCCGATGTCGTTGTGGCGGTGATCGACGAGGGAGTCGAGTTGGGTCACCCCGATCTCTCGCTGTACCCGCAGTCGTGGAACGCGTCCTCCGACACTCCAGACGGCAGCCCGACCGGAGACCACGGCACTGCCTGCGCCGGGATCATCGCAGCTAGGCTCGACAACTCCCAGGGCGTGGCCGGGGTGGCCGGCGGATGCCGCGTGATGGCCATCGCCACCTCCACCTGGGCCGACGTGGACGTCGCCGAAGGTCTCTACTTCGCGGCGGACAACGGCGCCAAGGTCGTCTCGATGAGCTTCGGCGTCTACGAGTCGTGGGGAGCCTGGGACTTCGACCTGATCCGGGACGCGCTGCAGTACGCGCACGACCAGGGTCTGCTTCTGGTCGCGGCCTCCGGCAACGAGGACGGCGCCGTCGCCCGCTTCCCCGGAAGTGACTCGCGCACGCTGTGCGTCGGCGGCTCCAACCGCAGTGACGAACGCAAGCGCACCGGTGACGCGTCCGCCGAGGACTGGTGGGGAGCTTCCTACGGTCCCGATGTCGACGTCGTCGCTCCCTGCCTGGAGATCCCGACGACCGACCGGCTCGGCGGCGACGGGTACGACGCCGGCGACTACTTCGGCTTCTTCAACGGGACATCGTCGGCGACTCCTGCCGTGGCCGGACTGGGCGCGTTGGCGTTCAGCCTGCGACCACAGCTCGACAACGTCGCCGTGCGACAGATGATCGAGAGCACCTGCGACAAGATCTCGCCCGCCCTGTACGCCTACGCGAACGTGGCCGGCAAACCGTCCGGTACCTGGAACGACGAGGTCGGCTACGGGCGGGTCAACGCCGAGCGGCTGATGCTGACCGCCTGCGCCACAGGTGACAGTTCCGAGGACTGCACCGGGTGCGGTGGCAACTGCGAGGAGGAGACTCCGAGCGAGTGCCGGAGCCCGCGGCCGGTGCCATGGCTCCCGTTCGACCGCTGCCAGTACTTCTACGAGGCTCGCGTCTTCGATGTCGGCCGGATCGAACAGGGCCGGGTGGAGCTCCGAGTCACCTACGAGCACTGCCTCCGGCTACTGGGCCAGCAGCAGGGACCGTTGCTGTACACAACGACTCTGCTGCCCGGTGAGAAGGTCGTGCTGTACGAGTACGACCGGTACCGCCGGGTGCGGTCGGAGGAACAGCGGCTGTCCGTCCACTCGTCGTTCCGGCAGACGATGAGCGCGCTGTCGCAGACCCGCCGGTTCGCGTCCGCCGCCGCGTACGCCGAGACCCTGACCGATATCCGCACCTCGATGGACACCTCGGTGTCGGCCGGCGGTGGCCTGGCCGGGTTCTTCGGCGCGCCCACCGTCCAGGGCGAGTTCTCCCTCGCCACCGAGACCTCGCTGGCCAGCGGATCGTCGGTGACCACGGTCTCCGACCAGTTCACCCAGAACGCCATCACGGCCGCGCAGTCGACCGAGTCCGAGCGGTCGGTCGTCGTGTCGACCTTCGAGGAGGCCGAGCACCAGCAGTCGACCCGGCGGGTGCTGCGCAACCGCAACCACTGCCACGCGGTCACGTACCTGGTCCGCCGGGCCCTCGAGGTCTACGAAGCACACAGCCGGGTGATGTCGGTCGAGTGGCGGGTCGGGGACGGGATCTGGCGAGCTCTGAACGATCTGACCCGCGAGGTGGAGGGGGTCCTCAAGGACCTCGGCGACAAACTCCCCCGCCCCGGTGAGGAGGCCCGCGACCAGCGCTCGATCACGTTGCCTACGGACGGGACGCTCTACGAGCCGATGCTCGCCTACTGCTCGTCGTGCGAACCGGAAGATCAAGCCAGGCAGCTGGACCGTGCCTAG
- a CDS encoding alpha/beta fold hydrolase — protein MKRLEIGDGRVVEYLVEGPADGRPLVMHHGTPGVAMALEPIVEAAARHGLRFVTHSRPGYSDSTPQPGRRVADVADDVGALLDVLGADEFVTLGWSGGGPHALACAALLPDRCRAAAVIAGVAPYDAEGLDWLAGMGDENVAEFGAAAIGKDALDTYLAEASAELKDVQPDDIIAAFGDLLSAVDQTALHGGLADYLAASCRAAVSRGYDGWRDDDLAFLADWGVDLASIRVPVSIWQGDQDRMVPRDHGRWLGEHVPGATTQLVAGEGHLSLINNIDSIVAGLASA, from the coding sequence ATGAAGCGACTCGAAATCGGCGATGGCCGGGTTGTGGAGTACCTGGTCGAGGGGCCTGCCGATGGGCGGCCGCTCGTGATGCACCACGGCACGCCGGGTGTGGCGATGGCCTTGGAGCCGATTGTCGAGGCGGCTGCGCGACATGGGTTGCGGTTCGTCACTCACAGTCGGCCGGGGTACAGCGACAGCACGCCGCAGCCGGGTCGGCGGGTGGCTGATGTCGCGGACGATGTCGGTGCGCTGCTCGACGTACTCGGCGCGGACGAGTTCGTGACCCTTGGATGGTCGGGTGGCGGGCCGCATGCTCTTGCCTGTGCGGCCTTGTTGCCGGACAGGTGCCGGGCGGCGGCGGTCATCGCGGGCGTGGCGCCGTACGACGCCGAGGGGCTCGATTGGCTGGCCGGGATGGGTGACGAGAATGTCGCCGAGTTCGGAGCGGCGGCGATCGGCAAGGATGCGCTCGACACCTACCTGGCCGAGGCGAGTGCGGAGTTGAAGGACGTCCAGCCTGACGACATCATCGCTGCCTTCGGCGATCTGTTGTCCGCGGTCGATCAGACTGCTCTCCATGGCGGCCTTGCCGACTACCTGGCCGCTTCGTGCCGGGCCGCCGTCTCCCGCGGGTACGACGGCTGGCGCGACGACGACCTCGCCTTTCTCGCCGATTGGGGTGTCGACCTTGCGAGCATCCGGGTCCCGGTCTCGATCTGGCAAGGCGACCAGGACCGGATGGTGCCGCGCGACCACGGCCGCTGGCTCGGCGAGCACGTCCCCGGCGCAACCACGCAGTTGGTGGCGGGCGAAGGCCACTTGTCCTTGATCAACAACATCGACTCGATCGTGGCCGGCCTCGCCTCGGCCTGA
- a CDS encoding choice-of-anchor D domain-containing protein, translated as MFRSIESWSRKARVGVLAVCSAVIAAGLAVSATGPAWAAASGGVGATLPYVEVQAENSSTNGTLIGPSAAYNTLAAEASYRKAVTLQGTGKFVEFTTPSATNSIVFRYSIPDTGGGSVYTPQLSLYVNGTKQPNFTLTNAYSWYYGGYPFTNTPGSNPHHFYDEAHRLFPTTYPAGTKFKLQVDAEDTASSYTIDFADFENVAGALSQPAGSVSVTSAGADPTGAADSTNAFNSAMTQAGSGGTVWIPPGTFKIPGHLILNNITFKGAGMWHSTVVGAAPGFYGNYAPNASSGVHLSDFAIFGDVQERNDGAQVNGIGGALNNSTVDRVWIEHEKVGAWMDGPFTNLVMSGLRIRNVTADGVNFHNGVTNSKVTNSDLRNLGDDGLATWAEQNADANDSFDHNTVQYPILANGIAIYGGHDNFVTDNRVIDAGLTQGGAIHVAQRFGSTTLGRTDVLRNTIIRSGGLDPNWNFGVGALWFDARDGAMTGLTNVDNILIQQSPFEAIQFVSGSNITNVKINNATIQNTGTWVVQEQVGGSATITNSTATGTQAPGPIYNCGVGFTLTDGGGNSGIFGANQCQNITAPTFPPYLPDNGSSISISPTAVGFGSVATGSSSAPKTVTVTNSGTAAAPVSSIAITGDFAQTNNCGTSIAAGGSCTVNVTFSPTAAGGRSGNLTVTAAGVTNTVPLSGTGVAPGPILGANPSSLSFPDTAVGSSSSTQTVTVTNSGTTSATVSGVSATGDFSQTNNCSTIAVGASCTVTVTFRPTASGARTGGVTVTSNASPASISLTGNGIGTDTNLALGKPATASSQVNGTQIPATATDGNANTYWESVNNAFPQWLQVDLGSARSIGKVTLKLPPTTAWGTRTQTLSVQASTDGSSFSTPVASATYTFTSPANVVNITVPATNARYVRVNVTGNSGWPAGQVSEFEVYPSGGSPINTPILSTNPSSLTFASQALNTTSAAKAVTVTNTGSLAASVSSVTVSGDYTQTNNCGSIAVNASCTVNVSFRPTASGTRSGSLTINSNATNNPTTVALSGTGAGAPNTNLAAGKPTSESSHNDVYQSSNATDGNQATYWESANNAFPQWLQVDLGSAQSAGRIVLQLPAGWGARTQTLSVLGSTDGSNFSTVAGSAGYNFAPGNNNTVTITFNPTAQRYFRLNLTANTGWIAGQISDFQVWNS; from the coding sequence ATGTTCCGGTCAATCGAATCCTGGAGTCGGAAGGCTCGCGTCGGTGTACTCGCCGTCTGCAGCGCCGTGATCGCCGCCGGACTTGCCGTCTCGGCAACCGGGCCGGCCTGGGCCGCGGCGTCGGGCGGTGTCGGCGCGACCTTGCCGTACGTCGAAGTACAGGCCGAGAACTCGTCGACCAACGGCACCCTCATCGGCCCGAGCGCCGCGTACAACACGCTGGCGGCCGAGGCGTCCTACCGCAAGGCGGTGACGTTGCAAGGTACCGGGAAGTTCGTCGAGTTCACGACGCCGTCGGCGACCAACTCGATCGTCTTCCGCTACAGCATCCCGGACACCGGGGGAGGGTCGGTCTATACGCCGCAACTGTCGCTCTACGTCAACGGGACCAAGCAGCCGAACTTCACCCTGACCAACGCGTACAGCTGGTACTACGGCGGCTACCCGTTCACGAATACGCCGGGGAGCAACCCGCACCACTTCTACGACGAGGCCCACCGGCTGTTCCCGACCACCTATCCGGCCGGTACCAAGTTCAAGCTGCAGGTCGATGCCGAGGACACCGCGTCGTCGTACACGATCGACTTCGCCGACTTCGAGAACGTCGCGGGCGCCTTGTCCCAGCCGGCCGGTTCGGTCTCGGTGACCAGTGCAGGCGCGGACCCGACCGGCGCAGCCGACTCCACCAACGCGTTCAACTCGGCGATGACGCAGGCCGGATCCGGTGGCACCGTGTGGATCCCGCCGGGCACGTTCAAGATCCCGGGGCACCTGATCCTGAACAACATCACCTTCAAGGGTGCGGGCATGTGGCACTCGACCGTCGTCGGTGCGGCACCGGGTTTCTACGGCAACTACGCGCCCAATGCCAGCAGCGGCGTACACCTGTCGGACTTCGCGATCTTCGGCGACGTCCAGGAGCGCAACGACGGTGCTCAGGTGAACGGCATCGGCGGCGCGCTGAACAACTCGACCGTGGACCGGGTGTGGATCGAGCACGAGAAGGTCGGCGCCTGGATGGACGGCCCGTTCACCAACCTGGTGATGAGCGGGCTGCGGATCCGCAACGTGACCGCTGACGGCGTCAACTTCCACAACGGCGTCACGAACTCGAAGGTCACCAACAGCGATCTGCGCAACCTCGGCGACGACGGCCTGGCCACCTGGGCCGAGCAGAACGCAGACGCGAACGACTCGTTCGACCACAACACGGTGCAGTACCCGATCCTGGCCAACGGCATCGCCATCTACGGCGGCCACGACAACTTCGTCACCGACAACCGGGTGATCGACGCTGGCCTCACGCAGGGCGGTGCGATCCACGTCGCGCAGCGGTTCGGCTCGACGACGCTCGGACGGACCGACGTACTGCGCAACACGATCATCCGGTCCGGGGGACTGGATCCGAACTGGAACTTCGGAGTCGGCGCGCTGTGGTTCGACGCGCGCGACGGTGCGATGACCGGCCTGACCAACGTCGACAACATCCTGATCCAGCAGAGCCCGTTCGAGGCGATCCAGTTCGTGTCGGGCTCGAACATCACCAACGTGAAGATCAACAACGCGACGATCCAGAACACCGGTACCTGGGTGGTCCAGGAGCAGGTCGGCGGCTCGGCGACCATCACCAACAGCACGGCCACCGGGACCCAGGCGCCCGGCCCGATCTACAACTGCGGCGTCGGCTTCACGCTCACCGACGGTGGTGGCAACTCGGGGATCTTCGGCGCCAACCAGTGCCAGAACATCACCGCGCCCACCTTCCCGCCGTACCTGCCGGACAACGGTTCGTCGATCTCGATCAGCCCGACCGCCGTCGGCTTCGGCTCCGTCGCGACCGGCTCGTCGAGCGCGCCGAAGACCGTCACCGTCACGAACAGCGGTACTGCGGCAGCGCCGGTCAGCTCCATCGCGATCACCGGTGACTTCGCGCAGACCAACAACTGCGGCACCAGCATCGCGGCCGGCGGCTCGTGCACCGTCAACGTGACCTTCAGCCCGACGGCCGCGGGTGGCCGCTCCGGCAACCTGACTGTCACCGCCGCCGGCGTCACCAACACCGTCCCGCTCTCGGGCACCGGCGTCGCACCCGGCCCGATCCTTGGCGCCAACCCGAGCAGCCTGTCCTTCCCGGACACAGCAGTGGGCAGCTCCTCGTCGACCCAAACCGTCACAGTGACGAACTCCGGTACCACGTCAGCGACCGTCTCGGGCGTGTCCGCCACCGGCGACTTCAGTCAGACGAACAACTGCTCGACCATCGCAGTCGGTGCGTCCTGCACGGTCACCGTCACCTTCCGGCCAACCGCATCGGGAGCTCGTACCGGCGGCGTGACTGTCACCAGCAACGCCAGCCCAGCCTCGATTTCCCTGACAGGCAACGGGATCGGGACCGACACCAACCTCGCCCTCGGCAAACCGGCCACGGCGAGCAGCCAGGTCAACGGCACCCAGATCCCCGCCACGGCAACGGACGGCAACGCCAACACCTATTGGGAAAGCGTCAACAATGCCTTCCCGCAGTGGCTGCAGGTGGACCTCGGATCTGCGCGCAGCATCGGCAAGGTGACGCTGAAGCTTCCGCCGACCACGGCCTGGGGCACCCGCACGCAGACGCTGTCGGTCCAGGCGAGTACTGACGGCTCCAGCTTCAGTACGCCGGTGGCCTCGGCCACGTACACCTTCACCTCACCGGCCAACGTCGTGAACATCACCGTTCCGGCAACCAACGCCCGGTATGTCCGGGTCAACGTCACCGGCAACAGTGGTTGGCCTGCTGGGCAGGTGTCGGAGTTCGAGGTGTACCCGAGTGGTGGCAGCCCGATCAACACTCCGATCCTGAGCACCAACCCGTCGTCGCTCACCTTCGCGTCGCAGGCACTCAACACGACCAGCGCCGCCAAGGCGGTCACGGTGACCAACACGGGCAGCCTGGCTGCCTCGGTCTCGAGCGTCACTGTGTCGGGGGACTACACGCAGACCAACAACTGCGGCAGCATCGCGGTCAACGCCTCCTGCACGGTCAATGTCAGCTTCCGGCCGACCGCGTCGGGCACTCGTTCGGGGTCGTTGACGATCAACAGCAATGCGACCAACAACCCCACCACGGTTGCGTTGTCGGGTACCGGCGCTGGTGCCCCCAACACCAACCTCGCCGCTGGCAAGCCGACCAGCGAGTCGAGCCACAACGACGTATACCAGTCGAGCAACGCGACCGACGGGAACCAGGCGACGTACTGGGAGAGCGCGAACAACGCCTTCCCGCAGTGGCTCCAGGTCGACCTCGGCTCCGCGCAGAGCGCCGGCCGGATCGTCCTGCAACTCCCCGCCGGCTGGGGAGCCCGCACCCAGACCCTGTCCGTCCTCGGCAGCACCGACGGCTCGAACTTCAGCACCGTCGCCGGATCCGCCGGCTACAACTTTGCCCCCGGCAACAACAACACGGTGACCATCACCTTCAACCCGACCGCCCAGCGGTACTTCCGGCTCAACCTCACCGCCAACACCGGCTGGATCGCCGGCCAGATCTCCGATTTCCAGGTCTGGAACTCCTAA